The following are encoded in a window of Vicia villosa cultivar HV-30 ecotype Madison, WI unplaced genomic scaffold, Vvil1.0 ctg.001344F_1_1, whole genome shotgun sequence genomic DNA:
- the LOC131634744 gene encoding uncharacterized protein LOC131634744 — protein sequence MDALESVLTLLIYGQVLLHRCDKVVDRATIKIFLSKNLVPTLLGDLLHSINARVSKRQGCVLGCIPLLHKWFISHLSRSVIRNEEGLTWIQRIMKLSYDDITWHQKEFEGIQLFDRCGEFPNVPLLGTRGGITYNPILARHQFGFALKDRPCSIYLSAENFDYDSDTTGKKGHFIKAWYEVKKVGIRDLGLRNYTPSDLYFRWIYDRVIEIGIPYTSETPVVPRITPPVIPVEVEPYVPAPDEDLTATVACLRQEKVDLEKCLREVEAEKVVLVADAKERDDMLDYFSRKWKIEDFISPDQIHSWEQEIDRLVQERNKMIKAHKEEIRSLKRKRRLED from the coding sequence ATGGATGCTTTGGAAAGTGTTCTAACGTTGCTGATATATGGACAAGTTTTGTTACACCGttgcgacaaagttgttgatagggctACTATTAAgatcttccttagcaagaatctTGTTCCcactctacttggtgatttattgcattccatcaaTGCTAGAGTATCAAAAAGACAAGGTTGTGTTCTCGGATGTATTCCTCTTTTGcacaagtggtttatttcgcacttgtcTCGATCAGTGATAaggaatgaagaaggtttgacttggattcagagaattatgaagctttcttaTGATGACATCACCTGGCATCAAAAAGAGTTCGAGGGAATCCAGTTATTTGATCGTtgcggagaattccctaatgtgcctcttcttggtACCCGAGGGGGAATCACTTACAATCCTATccttgctcgacatcagtttggttttgctttgaaagatagGCCATgttccatatatcttagtgcggaaaaTTTTGACTACGATTCCGATACAACCGGGAAAAAGGGTCAtttcattaaagcttggtacgAGGTAAAAAAGGTGGGTATAAGAGATTTGGGATTAAGAAACTATACTCCTTCAGACCTCTATTTTAGATGGATTTACGATCGAGTCATTGAGATTGGAATACCATATACATCTGAAACACCTGTAGTTCCAAGGATTACTCCTCCAGTCATTCCTGTAGAGGTAgagccttatgtacccgctccGGACGAAGACCTTACTGCCACTGTTGCTTGCTTGAGACAAGAAAAAGTTGATCTTGAAAAATGCTTACGTGAGGTTGAGGCTGAAAAAGTAGTGTTAGTGGCTGATGCTAAAGAGCGAGACGatatgcttgactatttctcccgtaaatggaagattgaagattttatCTCTCCAGATCAAATACATTCATGGGAACAAGAGATTGATAGGCTTGTTCAAGAAAGGAACAAAATGATCAAAGCTCATAAGGAAGAGATCAGGAGTTTGAAGAGAAAGCGCCGACTTGAAGattga